In Drosophila simulans strain w501 chromosome 3R, Prin_Dsim_3.1, whole genome shotgun sequence, a single window of DNA contains:
- the LOC6727743 gene encoding filamin-A isoform X6, with protein sequence MADPNAGDRRKTSTFKNKNLFNGGTRSSNNADGPGTANLTLTHGGELVQNANYTNGQTTQATIFLSNNNNNSNTGNHYYNNNSHGRKNPPNSQQNQQNACVYTTGNSNNNNLEHNFSNLHFYAQQPAAHYDVCHQQTNDYYQPARQEGQQADQYEENFDEDMEAERDLAEDAQWKKIQQNTFTRWANEHLKTIDRSINNLETDLSDGLRLIALIEVLSQKRMPKYNKRPTFRSQKLENVSVALKFLQDEGIKIVNIDSSDIVDCKLKLILGLIWTLILHYSISMPMWDGEDDKQLNGSGHTPKQRLLNWIHAKIPDLPINNFTNDWTTGKAVGALVDACAPGLCPDWELWDPKDAVQNASEAMGLADDWLNVRQLIKPEELVNPNVDEQSMMTYLSQYPNSKLKTGAPLRPKTNPNRVRAYGPGIEPIGPVVGAPANFTVETFSAGKGSVDVDIQGPNGEIEKADVRFNNDKNLTYTVSYIPKSEGSHKVAVKFSGRDIPKSPFPVKVEGHAGDASKVKVTGPGIQPNGVTIKKPTFFDILAKDAGRGVPEVIIIDPANHKTSVAAKVRQLENDTWRCEYVTALQGLHSVNVFYAGTPIPNSPFPVKVAPLSDARKVRASGRGLQATGVRVGDDADFKIYTEGAGEGEPEVRVIGPGGMNQNVMQSKVDGNTYECHYYPTKEGRYVIMVTFAGQEVAKSPFEVKVGPKKESSIVAYGPGLSSGVIGYPAAFVVETNGETGALGFTVAGPSQAEIECHDNGDGSALVKYHPTAVGEYAVHILCDNEDIPKSPFIAQILPRTDFHPELVKASGPGLEKNGVTINQPTSFTVDPSKAGNAPLDVVVQDVFGTKLPVELKNNPDGTKKVTYTATSGVPHTVEVNYGGVSTPNSPHRVYVGVPVDAAKVQAFGPWLQPGVRPNAATHFNVDAREAGDAELKVKIIHEETKIEVPCRIIDNEDNTYSVEVIPPSKGAYTTTMTYGGQRVPLGEKVVVEQTVDVSKIKVDGLEPSVIMNAATDFMVDMSKVGSNIDSGKLSCAIFDPMGHVLPSKIVQGPTDDIFRIMYTPFEAGRHTIELMYDNIPVPGSPFVVNVKSGCDPARCKAYGPGLEKGLTNQKNKFTVETKGAGNGGLSLAIEGPSEAKMTCTDNRDGSCDVDYLATDPGEYDITIRFADKHIPGSPFRVLVEETVDPSKVKVYGPGIEHGQVRESVPTFFNVDVGEAGPGRIAVKLTNSEGIPVDNLRVEDKGNCIYAVHYVPPKAGSVLTCQVKFSEVEVPCSPFVMTVFPKSEPTKVKVKGVNEKKKTPASLPAEFEIDTKQAGQADINVAIKNPKGKAMQPRLEEVSTGTYVVSFVPDECGTYQCSIKYGDKEIEGSPFKLEAFPTGEAKKCKLVEQAPKIQSSGSQSHLKVDAREAGDGAVTCKITNKAGSEIVDIDVIEKDGFFDILYALNDPGDYDINVKFGGKDIPNGSFSIKAVESIEQYSHSEYIEEHTTKVVQQTTQSELVNGKSEITYRSVAFEKLPLPTTGGNVTAEVRMPSGKVDKPVIQDNRDGTVSVKYDPREEGSHELVVKYNGEPVQGSPFKFHVDSITSGYVTAYGPGLTHGVTGEPANFTISTKGASAGGLTMAVEGPSKADINYHDNKDGTVSVQYLPTAPGEYQVSVRFGDKHIKGSPYFAKITGEGRKRNQISVGSCSEVTMPGDITDDDLRALNASIQAPSGLEEPCFLKRMPTGNIGISFTPREIGEHLVSVKRLGKHINNSPFKVTVCEREVGDAKKVKVSGTGLKEGQTHADNIFSVDTRNAGFGGLSVSIEGPSKAEIQCTDKDDGTLNISYKPTEPGYYIVNLKFADHHVEGSPFTVKVAGEGSNRKREKIQRERDAVPITEIGSQCKLTFKMPGITSFDLAACVTSPSNVTEDAEIQEVEDGLYAVHFVPKELGVHTVSVRYSEMHIPGSPFQFTVGPLRDSGSHLVKAGGSGLERGVVGEAAEFNVWTREAGGGSLAISVEGPSKADIEFKDRKDGSCDVSYKVTEPGEYRVGLKFNDRHIPDSPFKVYVSPDAGDAHKLEVQQFPQGNIQADAPYQFMVRKNGAKGELDAKIVAPSGTDDDCFIQVIDGEMYSVRFYPRENGIHAIHVKFNGVHIPDSPFRIKVGKDVADPAAVHASGNGLDEVKTGHKADFIINTCNAGVGTLAVSIDGPSKVAMDCTEVEEGYKVRYTPLLPGEHYITVKYNNMHIVGSPFKVNATGDKLADEGAQETSTVIVETVQKVAKGGKNTGVHLPTFKSDASKVVSKGMGLKKAYIGKQNQFSISATDAGNNILYVGMYGPKGPCEEFHVKHAGHNNYNVQYLVRDRGQYVLLIKWGEEHIPGSPFQIDV encoded by the exons ATGGCGGATCCGAATGCCGGTGATCGGCGAAAAACTTCAAcgtttaaaaataagaatttatttaacGGTGGTACGCGCTCGAGTAACAACGCTGACGGTCCCGGAACGGCAAATTTAACTTTAACGCACGGCGGTGAATTGGTGCAAAACGCGAATTATACAAACGGTCAAACGACGCAGGCGACCATATTCctcagcaacaataacaacaacagcaatacgGGCAACCactactacaacaacaacagtcacGGCAGAAAGAACCCGCCAAATTCGCAGCAAAATCAGCAGAACGCGTGTGTTTATACGACCggcaatagcaacaataacaatttggAGCACAACTTTAGCAACTTACATTTCTACGCCCAACAGCCAGCCGCACACTACGACGTTTGCCATCAacag ACGAACGACTACTACCAGCCAGCCAGACAGGAGGGCCAGCAGGCGGATCAGTACGAGGAGAACTTCGACGAGGACATGGAGGCCGAACGCGATCTCGCCGAGGATGCACAGTGGAAGAAGATCCAACAGAACACCTTCACCCGGTGGGCCAACGAGCACCTGAAGACCATCGATCGGTCGATCAACAACCTGGAGACGGACCTGTCCGACGGCCTCCGACTGATCGCCCTGATCGAGGTGCTGTCCCAGAAGCGAATGCCCAAATACAACAAACGCCCAACATTCCGCAGCCAGAAACTGGAAAACGTCTCGGTGGCCCTGAAATTCCTTCAGGATGAGGGTATCAAAATCGTTAACATTG ACTCGTCGGACATTGTGGACTGTAAGCTGAAACTGATACTGGGTCTGATATGGACACTGATTCTGCACTACTCGATATCGATGCCCATGTGGGATGGCGAGGACGACAAGCAGCTCAACGGCTCGGGCCACACGCCCAAGCAGCG CCTGCTGAACTGGATACACGCCAAGATACCCGACTTGCCTATCAACAACTTTACCAACGACTGGACCACGGGCAAGGCGGTGGGCGCCCTTGTTGATGCCTGTGCTCCGGGTCTCTGTCCCGATTGGGAGCTGTGGGATCCCAAGGATGCCGTGCAGAATGCCTCCGAGGCCATGGGCCTGGCCGATGACTGGCTCAACGTGCGCCAGCTGATCAAGCCCGAGGAACTGGTCAACCCCAACGTGGATGAGCAGTCTATGATGACGTATCTGTCTCAGTACCCGAACTCCAAGCTCAAGACTGGAGCTCCCTTGAGGCCGAAAACGAATCCCAACAG AGTGCGTGCCTATGGTCCTGGTATTGAGCCTATTGGTCCTGTGGTGGGTGCCCCAGCCAATTTCACCGTCGAAACCTTCTCTGCTGGCAAGG GTTCTGTGGATGTTGACATCCAGGGACCCAATGGAGAGATCGAGAAGGCTGATGTGCGCTTCAACAATGACAAGAACCTCACGTATACAGTTTCGTACATACCCAAATCCGAGGGTTCGCACAAAGTGGCCGTTAAGTTCTCCGGTCGCGACATTCCCAAGTCGCCGTTCCCCGTCAAGGTGGAAGGTCATGCTGGTGACGCCTCTAAGGTGAAGGTTACCGGGCCCGGAATACAGCCAAACGGTGTTACCATCAAGAAGCCAACCTTCTTCGATATTCTTGCCAAGGATGCCGGTCGCGGAGTGCCCGAAGTCATTATCATCGATCCGGCTAACCACAAGACTTCTGTGGCCGCCAAAGTGCGTCAGCTGGAAAACGATACTTGGCGATGCGAGTACGTGACCGCTCTACAGGGATTGCATTCGGTGAATGTCTTCTATGCTGGCACACCGATCCCCAACAGTCCGTTCCCTGTGAAGGTAGCTCCGCTGTCCGATGCGCGTAAGGTTCGCGCTTCTGGACGCGGTCTCCAGGCAACAGGCGTTCGCGTCGGTGACGATGCCGACTTCAAGATCTATACCGAGGGAGCCGGCGAGGGTGAGCCAGAGGTGCGCGTCATTGGTCCTGGAGGCATGAACCAGAACGTCATGCAATCGAAGGTGGATGGCAATACCTACGAGTGCCACTACTATCCCACCAAGGAAGGCCGCTACGTCATCATGGTGACCtttgctggccaagaagttGCCAAGTCTCCGTTTGAGGTGAAGGTGGGTCCCAAGAAGGAGTCCTCGATTGTGGCCTATGGGCCCGGACTGAGCAGCGGCGTTATTGGCTACCCGGCTGCTTTTGTAGTGGAGACCAATGGCGAGACTGGCGCCCTCGGGTTCACCGTGGCCGGTCCCTCGCAGGCCGAGATCGAGTGCCACGACAACGGCGATGGTTCTGCCCTGGTCAAGTATCATCCCACCGCTGTGGGAGAGTACGCCGTGCATATATTGTGTGACAATGAGGACATCCCCAAGTCGCCGTTTATTGCTCAGATCCTTCCACGCACCGATTTCCATCCCGAGCTGGTCAAGGCTAGTGGTCCTGGACTGGAGAAGAATGGCGTGACCATTAACCAGCCGACCAGCTTCACCGTGGACCCCAGCAAGGCAGGCAATGCTCCGTTGGACGTTGTCGTTCAGGATGTGTTCGGCACCAAGTTGCCCGTGGAGCTGAAGAACAACCCAGATGGCACCAAGAAGGTCACCTATACGGCTACTTCTGGAGTTCCGCACACCGTCGAAG TAAACTATGGCGGAGTTTCTACACCCAATTCACCCCATCGTGTTTATGTCGGAGTTCCGGTCGATGCAGCCAAGGTGCAGGCCTTTGGACCCTGGTTGCAGCCTGGAGTGCGCCCCAACGCAGCTACACACTTCAATGTGGACGCCCGTGAAGCTGGAGACGCCGAGCTGAAGGTAAAGATCATTCATGAGGAAACTAAGATCGAGGTACCGTGCCGCATCATCGATAACGAGGACAACACCTACTCCGTGGAAGTGATTCCGCCTTCCAAAGGTGCCTACACCACTACAATGACGTACGGTGGCCAAAGGGTTCCCCTGGGAGAGAAGGTCGTCGTGGAACAAACGGTGGATGTATCCAAGATCAAGGTGGACGGTCTTGAGCCAA GTGTGATCATGAATGCGGCCACGGACTTCATGGTTGATATGAGCAAGGTGGGCAGCAACATCGACTCAGGAAAGCTGTCCTGTGCGATCTTCGACCCAATGGGTCATGTGTTGCCAAGCAAGATTGTGCAAGGTCCAACCGACGACATCTTCCGCATCATGTACACTCCATTCGAGGCTGGCCGACACACCATTGAGCTGATGTACGACAACATCCCAGTGCCAGGATCTCCGTTTGTTGTAAATGTGAAGAGCGGCTGCGATCCCGCTCGCTGCAAGGCCTACGGACCTGGCCTCGAAAAAGGACTGACCAAccagaaaaacaaattcacCGTGGAGACCAAGGGTGCAGGAAATGGTGGCCTTTCGCTTGCCATCGAGGGTCCTTCGGAGGCGAAAATGACGTGCACGGACAATCGTGACGGTAGCTGTGACGTGGACTATTTGGCCACTGATCCAGGAGAGTATGACATTACCATTCGGTTTGCGGACAAGCACATACCCGGCTCTCCGTTCCGCGTGCTCGTCGAGGAGACTGTGGATCCCAGCAAGGTGAAGGTGTACGGTCCGGGCATCGAGCACGGCCAGGTGCGCGAGAGTGTGCCCACCTTCTTCAACGTGGATGTGGGCGAGGCTGGTCCTGGCCGCATTGCAGTTAAGTTGACCAACTCCGAGGGTATTCCCGTGGACAATCTACGCGTGGAAGACAAGGGCAATTGCATTTACGCGGTTCACTATGTGCCGCCCAAGGCTGGCTCCGTGCTCACCTGCCAGGTGAAATTCTCCGAGGTTGAAGTGCCATGCAG TCCATTTGTGATGACCGTTTTCCCTAAATCAGAACCCACCAAGGTTAAGGTAAAGGGTGTCAATGAGAAGAAGAAAACGCCTGCTTCCCTTCCCGCCGAGTTTGAAATCGATACAAAGCAAGCCGGCCAGGCTGATATAAATGTGGCCATTAAGAACCCCAAGGGCAAGGCGATGCAGCCGCGCCTGGAGGAGGTGTCCACCGGCACGTACGTGGTGTCATTTGTGCCAGATGAGTGCGGCACCTACCAGTGCAGCATCAAGTACGGCGACAAGGAGATCGAGGGCTCGCCCTTCAAACTCGAAGCATTCCCCACCGGCGAAGCCAAGAAGTGCAAACTGGTGGAGCAGGCGCCCAAGATTCAGTCCTCGGGCAGTCAATCGCACCTGAAAGTGGATGCCCGCGAGGCCGGAGATGGAGCGGTGACCTGCAAGATCACCAACAAGGCGGGCAG CGAAATTGTGGACATTGATGTGATCGAAAAGGATGGTTTCTTCGACATTCTGTACGCCCTTAACGATCCCGGAGATTATGACATCAACGTAAAGTTCGGCGGCAAGGACATCCCGAACGGCAGCTTCTCCATCAAG GCTGTCGAAAGTATCGAGCAATACTCGCATTCTGAATACATCGAGGAGCACACGACCAAAGTGGTGCAGCAAACTACGCAG AGCGAGCTTGTCAACGGAAAATCTGAGATCACCTATCGCAGTGTAGCATTTGAGAAATTACCACTACCCACAACAGGCGGCAACGTTACAG CTGAAGTCAGAATGCCTAGCGGTAAAGTAGACAAACCCGTGATCCAGGACAACCGTGATGGTACCGTCTCGGTGAAGTACGATCCCCGTGAGGAGGGATCCCACGAGCTGGTGGTCAAATACAACGGAGAACCCGTGCAAG GATCTCCCTTCAAATTCCACGTTGACTCGATCACCTCCGGCTATGTGACTGCCTATGGACCCGGTCTGACCCACGGAGTCACCGGTGAGCCGGCCAACTTTACCATCTCCACCAAGGGAGCCAGCGCCGGTGGCCTGACCATGGCCGTCGAAGGACCCAGCAAGGCTGAC ATCAACTACCATGACAACAAAGACGGCACTGTCTCCGTGCAATACCTGCCCACTGCTCCTGGCGAGTACCAGGTGTCCGTTCGCTTCGGCGATAAGCACATCAAGGGATCGCCGTACTTCGCCAAGATCACCGGCGAGGGTCGCAAGCGCAACCAGATCTCGGTTGGCTCCTGCTCCGAAGTTACCATGCCCGGCGACATTACCGATGACGATCTGCGCGCTTTGAACGCCTCGATCCAGGCGCCCAGTGGTCTGGAGGAGCCCTGCTTCTTGAAGCGCATGCCCACTGGCAACATTGGCATCTCGTTCACTCCCCGCGAGATTGGCGAGCACCTGGTGTCGGTGAAGCGTCTGGGCAAGCACATCAACAACTCACCATTTAAGGTGACTGTCTGCGAGCGCGAGGTGGGCGACGCCAAGAAGGTCAAGGTTAGCGGAACTGGCCTCAAGGAGGGTCAAACCCATGCCGACAACATCTTCTCCGTGGACACGAGGAACGCCGGCTTCGGTGGTCTTTCGGTCTCCATTGAGGGTCCCAGCAAGGCTGAGATCCAGTGCACGGATAAGGATGACGGTACTCTCAACATCTCGTACAAGCCCACGGAGCCGGGCTACTACATTGTTAACCTGAAGTTCGCCGATCACCACGTGGAGGGTTCTCCTTTCACCGTCAAGGTTGCCGGCGAGGGCAGCAACCGCAAGCGCGAGAAGATCCAGCGGGAGCGCGATGCTGTTCCAATCACGGAAATCGGAAGCCAGTGCAAGCTGACATTCAAGATGCCCGGCATTACCTCGTTCGATCTGGCCGCCTGCGTCACCTCGCCTAGCAATGTGACCGAGGATGCGGAGATCCAGGAGGTGGAGGATGGCCTCTACGCAGTGCACTTTGTGCCCAAGGAATTGGGCGTGCACACGGTGTCGGTGCGCTATTCCGAGATGCACATACCCGGATCACCGTTCCAGTTCACCGTGGGACCACTGCGCGACTCCGGCAGCCATCTTGTTAAGGCTGGAGGCTCTGGTCTGGAGCGAGGTGTTGTCGGAGAAGCGGCCGAGTTCAATGTGTGGACCCGCGAGGCAGGCGGTGGTTCCCTGGCCATTTCCGTGGAGGGTCCTAGCAAGGCTGACATCGAGTTTAAGGACCGCAAGGACGGCAGCTGCGATGTGTCCTACAAGGTCACCGAACCGGGAGAGTACCGCGTGGGCCTGAAATTCAACGATCGCCACATACCCGACTCACCATTCAAGGTGTACGTGTCTCCAGATGCGGGTGATGCCCACAAGCTGGAGGTTCAGCAGTTCCCGCAAGGTAACATCCAGGCGGATGCTCCCTACCAATTCATGGTCCGCAAGAACGGTGCCAAGGGTGAGCTGGATGCCAAGATTGTGGCTCCATCCGGAACGGACGATGATTGCTTCATCCAGGTGATCGACGGCGAGATGTACTCGGTGCGCTTCTATCCACGCGAGAACGGAATCCATGCCATCCATGTCAAGTTCAACGGCGTCCACATACCCGACTCTCCATTCAGGATCAAGGTGGGCAAGGATGTGGCCGATCCGGCTGCTGTGCACGCCAGCGGCAATGGATTGGACGAAGTGAAGACTGGACACAAGGCCGACTTCATCATCAATACCTGCAACGCCGGCGTTGGCACGTTGGCCGTCTCCATCGATGGGCCCTCCAAGGTGGCCATGGACTGCACAGAGGTTGAAGAGGGCTACAAGGTCCGCTACACCCCGCTCCTGCCTGGCGAGCACTACATCACGGTCAAGTACAACAACATGCACATCGTGGGCTCGCCATTCAAGGTGAACGCTACCGGCGACAAGTTGGCGGATGAGGGCGCCCAGGAGACGTCCACGGTGATCGTGGAGACAGTGCAGAAGGTGGCCAAGGGAGGCAAGAACACGGGCGTTCATCTGCCCACCTTCAAGTCGGATGCCAGCAAGGTGGTGTCCAAGGGTATGGGCCTGAAGAAGGCCTACATTGGCAAGCAGAACCAGTTCAGCATCAGCGCCACCGATGCGG GCAACAACATCCTGTACGTGGGCATGTACGGACCAAAGGGACCCTGCGAGGAGTTCCACGTGAAGCACGCTGGCCACAACAACTATAATGTGCAGTATCTGGTGCGCGACCGCGGCCAGTACGTGCTCCTAATCAAGTGGGGCGAGGAGCATATACCCGGCTCCCCATTCCAGATCGATGTGTAG